In Nicotiana tabacum cultivar K326 chromosome 21, ASM71507v2, whole genome shotgun sequence, one DNA window encodes the following:
- the LOC107783203 gene encoding putative xyloglucan endotransglucosylase/hydrolase protein 26 yields MFKIMASSRLLSLANLFILAIAFHLVSVNGMFSDNMYIGWGAHHSWMQGNDLQLVLDQSSGSGVQSKGAFLFGSIQMQIKLVPGNSAGTVTAYYLSSTGDKHDEIDFEFLGNVSGHPYIIHTNIFTQGAGGREQQFYPWFDPTADYHNYTIHWNPSAVVWYVDDIPIRVYKNYQSQGILYPNAQGMGVYSSLWNADNWATRGGLDKIDWTNAPFIAKYRNFAPRACPWYGPGSISHCAAPTPNNWYTSPEYSQLSYAKQGQMNWVRNNYMIYDYCKDTTRFNGQIPGECFKPQF; encoded by the exons ATGTTCAAAATTATGGCCAGCTCTCGACTtctttctttggctaatttgttcatTTTGGCAATTGCATTTCATTTGGTTTCAGTCAATGGTATGTTCTCAGATAACATGTATATTGGCTGGGGTGCCCATCATTCTTGGATGCAAGGAAATGATCTTCAGCTTGTTCTTGATCAATCCTCAG GTTCAGGTGTACAATCAAAAGGGGCATTTCTTTTTGGAAGCATACAAATGCAAATCAAATTGGTGCCTGGAAACTCTGCTGGAACAGTTACTGCATACTAT TTATCCTCTACTGGTGACAAACACGACGAGATCGACTTCGAGTTTTTAGGGAATGTATCAGGGCATCCATATATTATACACACAAATATTTTTACTCAAGGTGCAGGAGGCAGGGAACAACAATTCTATCCATGGTTTGATCCAACTGCTGATTATCATAACTACACCATTCATTGGAACCCCAGTGCAGTTGT ATGGTACGTTGACGATATACCAATCAGagtatacaagaattatcaaagcCAGGGAATTCTCTATCCGAACGCACAAGGAATGGGGGTTTACTCTAGCCTTTGGAACGCCGATAACTGGGCAACTAGAGGCGGCCTTGACAAGATTGACTGGACCAATGCTCCATTTATAGCCAAGTACAGAAATTTCGCGCCACGAGCTTGTCCCTGGTATGGACCAGGTAGCATTAGCCATTGTGCTGCTCCAACTCCAAATAATTGGTATACTTCTCCTGAGTATAGTCAATTGAGCTATGCTAAGCAAGGGCAAATGAATTGGGTAAGGAACAATTACATGATCTATGATTATTGTAAAGATACGACGCGATTCAATGGACAGATTCCTGGAGAATGTTTTAAGCCTCAATTCTAA
- the LOC142175365 gene encoding putative xyloglucan endotransglucosylase/hydrolase protein 26, with amino-acid sequence MRIYSSLWNADEWATRGGRDKIDWTNAPFIATYRNFRPRACYWNGPLSIGQCAIPTKSNWWNSPLYNKLSAPKVDQMNSIRSKYMIYDYCKDTKRFKGVTPTECSLPQN; translated from the coding sequence ATGAGAATCTACTCTAGCCTTTGGAATGCTGATGAATGGGCAACAAGAGGTGGCCGTGATAAAATTGATTGGACAAATGCACCATTTATTGCAACATATCGTAACTTTAGGCCAAGAGCTTGTTATTGGAATGGACCATTGAGTATTGGTCAATGTGCAATTCCCACAAAATCCAATTGGTGGAATTCACCTTTATACAATAAATTGAGTGCTCCTAAAGTGGATCAAATGAACTCAATTAGAAGCAAATACATGATTTATGACTATTGCAAAGATACTAAACGATTCAAGGGAGTTACGCCTACTGAATGTTCATTGCCACAAAACTAG